CCGGCCCACACGCAGGATTTCCCACAGTCTCTTGGGCATCCATAGCCTGATTGGCCATCTCGTCGGCGTCCTTGTTGAACTCGCGTCTCACGTGCGCCACTTTGAAACTCGCGAACCCACGCAGCAGCCTCAGTGCCCGAGCGAACAGCGGCTTGAGGCCCTCGTTCTTGACGCGATACTGGCCGTTGACCTGCTTGACGAGCAGTTCGCTATCGGCATAGACCGTGACGCTGCCAAACCGCATGGCCGATACGTTCTCGAGGCCCCAGATGAGGGCCTCGTACTCGGCGACGTTGTTAGTGACCGATCCAAGGAATCGCCCGCCTCGGCAGACGATCTCGCCGTCGCGCTCAATCACGAATCCTGCTCCCGCAGGCCCTGGATTGCCCCGCGACCCACCGTCCGTGCGAAGAACGGCGCCTGTCACTCGTCGCTCCCGTTGGGGTGCACCACGATCAGCCGACGACACTGTGGGCAAACCCCGATCGGCGGACCGCCGGCGAGCTCGCGTACGCGCTCTCCCGGCAGAACCATGCGGCACGCCGTGCAGGCGTCTCCATCGAGTTCACCGACGCCAACGCCGCCCTTGCTCTCCCGGGCCGCCTCGTAGCGCTTGACCAGCTCGGGCGGAAGCGACTTGGCGAGCTTTGCCCGCTTGGCCTCGGTCTGTGCGATGTGCTTCTGGAGCGCTCCGCCAACCTCCCTGAACTGCGCCACGAGAGCGGCTTCCTTGGCGTTGAGCTGGACGAGCGCCTCGTCGATTGTCGACGTTTGCGCCTTGGCCTTATCCACACGCTCCATGATCTGGAGCGACTCCATCTCGAGCTTGTCTCGGCGGCGCTTCAGGCCATCCATCTCTCGGGTGATCGAGGTGACGGCACGATGGTCGGTCGTAGCCATGACCTTCGCCTGCTCCGCTTCGATCTTGGAGGTCAACATCTCAATCTCGTCTTGGTGAGCCTTCAGCTCACTGCCGAGCTTGTGAACGAGCAGGTCGGCTTTCCCATGAAGTGTCGTGACGTCGCGAAGCTTGGCGCGCGCCGCGAGGATAGCGTGCTTCTCGGGCAACTCCTCAAGCTTCTTGTTGGAGCGCAGAACCTCCAGGTCGAGTGCTTGGAGCTCGAGCAGTGAGCCGGCCTGCGTCATGCGGGTCTCCTTTAGGGGGTCCACCAACCGGGTGTGGCTGGCAGGACGTGCACGGTCGCCGGGTCGAGGCCGGGCAGCCGAAGAATCGCGTCTTTGAGGAGTGCCACAAGGGGCCACTCCGAAACATCGTGTCCGAGCTCTACTATCGCCAGTCCCGACTCCATCGCGTCCAAGGCGTCATGATAGCGCACCTCGCCAGCGACCAAGGCGGTCGCGCCGCATGCTACAACGTCGCCGACGAGCGAGCCGGCCGAGCCGGTGGCGGTCGCCACGCGTGCGACAAGCGCTTCCTGTTCGCCCCAGATGCGGGGCGTGATGTTGAATGTGCCTGCGGCCAGAGTGGCAAGGCCCGCGAGCGTCAGCCCCTCTGGAGCGCGGCTGAGCATTCCCATGCGGGCCGACGAGCGAGCGATCGTGACGTCGGCCGCCACTATCAGCGGCTCCTCGTACGGATGCGCGCCGCGCGCCGCGCCGACAACCCCACGTGCCTTGGCCCGCGGCGCGACCATCTCGATGCGTACCTCCTGTGCACTGGCTGGCTGACCCGGCTCTCCTACGAACGGTGACGAGGACGGTCCAGGCGTGAAGGTCGCGCTACCGGGCGCAGAAGCGAAGCTGGCGCCCTCGTACTCGCCTACTCGCCCTGCTCCCGCACCAGTCATGGCGTCGATAACGCGCTGCACATGGGTGTGCGGCACGAATACGGTGACCAGTGACATCGGCATGAGCGACCGCTCGATTGGCTTGATGGGCGTCAGGCCGAGCGCGCTGGGCAGCAGCTCGCCAGCGCCGGGCGCCCGGTCGAGGTTGGTGTGCGCGTTGACCAGGGCCACCCCGGAGTCCATCGCCGAGAACAGCACACCGGCGGAGCCTCGGCCCGGCGTGAGCCAGTTGGGCGTCTTGAGGAAGGCCGGATGGTGAGTGAGAAGCACGTTGTCCCCGGCCGCCGCTGTCGCGCGGATTGCCGATTGCGTGGGGTCCAAGGCCAAAGTGACACCGGTGACCTGGCGCTCCGGGTCGCCAGCGAGCAGCCCGACCCGATCCCAATCCTCGGCCCATTCCGGCGGAAAAGCCTTAGCGATGGCGCGCTCGATGTCGCCAACCACAACCTTGTTCACAGCTCCAGCTCCTTCCAGCCGCCCGAACCGTCGGGGAACGAAACGCTCGCGTAGCCGGCCTGGGCGAGCGCATCGTATGCCAGATCGATCTGAAAGCCGACCTCGGACGGTTCATGCGCGTCGGAGCCGACCGTTGCGGCAACCCCAGCTTGGTTGAACGCCTTCAGCAGTTGGGGCCCTGGGTAGAGTTGCGCGACGGGTTTGCGTAGTCCGGCCGTCGAGACCTCGATTAGGACGCCAGCCTGGGCCGCGACAGCAGCCGCCTCGCTGTAGATCTCGCGCGGGTCGAACGTTGGAAAGTGACCGAACTTCTTCACCAGGTCCGGGTGCGCCATAACATCGAACAAGCCAGTCTTCACCGCCGAGACCCAGAGGCCGAAGTAGTCGTGCCATGCGGCATCGACGTCGCGGTGATCCCACTCCTCAACATTGTGTGGGTCGTCAAACGCCCAGTCGCCGATGAAATGCACGCTGCCCAGAACGAAGCGGGCTCCATCGGAGTGCTGCCGCGCAGCAGCAAGGGCTGAGGCAGTCTCCTGCTCGCGACCGGCCAGATAGTCGGCTTCAAGGCCCGTGACCAGCGCAATCTCGGGATACCGGTTGCGTGCGATATCGACCTCGACGAGGTAGTCCTCCAGATCGCATGCAGGCATCGAGAGATGGTGCCCGGGATCCACGTCATCGGGAAGCGCCAGATGCTCTGTGATGACCATGCCGTAGAGGCCCTGGCGAACACCTTCGGCAACGCAGTCGTCGACCGTACCCGATGCGTGACCGCATCTCTGGGTGTGGATGTGGCAGTCGATCAGCTTGCGCACTGAATCACTCCTCCGCCAATCACGAAGTCATCTCGGTAGCATACGACAGCCTGGCCGGGCGCAACGCCCTCGAGCGCCTCGGCGAACTCGACCGTCAACCGCTCGCCGTCCACCCGAGCCACGGCCGCGCGAGCTTCCATGCGGTATCGGACCATCGCAGTGGCGTCGCTGGTAGTTGCGCCCCGCCACACTATGTCGCCAGCCTCAACGCGGGTAACCCTGAGCGACTCCCGAGGGCCAACGATAACGCGATTGTCGGTTGCGTCGATCGCAACAACGAACAGGGCTGAGCCGCCGCCGACGCCGAGCCCTTTGCGTTGCCCAACCGTGTAGTTCGCGATTCCGTCGTGGTGGCCGACTACCCGACCTTCACCGTCCACGATGTCGCCCGGCGTCAGCGCCTTGGGGCGTCGCGCACGAACGACACTCGCATGTTCGCCTGCAGGCGCGAAGCAGACCTCCTGGCTGTCTGGCTTCTTGGCGACGGCAAGACCCAGACGCAGCGCAATCTCACGGACCTCCGTCTTTCGCAACTCGCCAACTGGGAACAACACATGCTGCAGCTGAGGCTGTGAGAGGCGATAGAGGAAGTAGGACTGGTCCTTGGTCCGATCGACTGCCTTCGCCAGCCATGGCGCGCCCTGGGTGTCTCTCACGATGCGGGCGTAGTGGCCTGTGGCCAAGAAGTCGGCGCCCTGCGCCATGACCTTTGCGAGCAGGTCCGAGAACTTCAGTATGTCGTTGCAGACTATGCACGGGTTGGGCGTGTGCCCAGCCGCGTACTCGTCGGCGAATGGGCCGACAACGGCCTCTTCGAACACTTCTCGGAAGTTGAGCGTGTAGTGCGGGATGCCGAGCAGATCGCAGACGCGTCGCGCGTCGCGAATCGCGCTGATAGAGCAGCAGCCGCCCTCATCGTCTGAAGACGGCCACAGCTGCATCGTCACTCCCGTGACGTCATGTCCTTGCTCCAAGAGCAGCGCCGCGGTAACGCTCGAGTCCACCCCGCCACTCATCGCCACGAAGACGCGGGCCACAGGACTACCCTCGCCCGATGGTCAGCGACCGGGTCACGAGTCCGATCACGCCTCGTCGTCGTGGTCGTGATCCTCGTCGGCGTGGGGATCGAAGTTGGGGTCTGCGCTCTTGATCTCGCCTGAGATGGGTGGGCGGCCGTGCTTGGTGAGGTAGTCGTCGACTGCGACCTTCAGGCCGTCGGTCGCTAGAACGCTGCAGTGCATCTTCGCAGGCGGAAGCCCGCCGAGCTCATCGGCGACCTGCTGCTTGCTGATGGCGGCGGCCTCCTCCAGCGTCATGCCCTTCGCCATCTCGGTGACGATCGACGAGGTGGCTATTGCGGCGCCGCAGCCTAGCGTCTGGAACTTCACGTCGTCGAGCTTCTCGTTCTCGTCGACCTTGAACGTGATTTTCATGATGTCGCCGCATACCGGGTTGCCGACCTCGCCGACGCCGTCGGCGTCCTCGATGACACCCACGTTGCGCGGGTTATTGAAGTGATCCATGACTTTGTCCGAGTACAGCACGTGGTTCTCCTTCGAGGCTTGTGTTTACGTAATCGCGCTTGGATGAGCCCGAACTACTTCTTCCCGAACATCCTCTGGTACACCGGCGACATCGTGCGAAGACGCTCGACGATGGGCGGAAACACCTCGAGGAAGTAGTCGATATCTGCCTCAGTGGTGAAGCGGCCGAGCGAGACGCGCAAGCTGCCGTGAGCAATCTCAGCCGGCACGCCGATGCATAGCAGCACGTGGCTGGGCTCGAGCGAACCCGAGGAGCACGCCGAGCCGGTCGAGACGGCTATGCCCTTGTTGTCGAGCTGCAGCAGCATTGCCTCACCCTCAACTCCGTTGATGAGTAGGGAGGCGATATGCGGCAGGCGCGGCTCGACATCAGTGGTGCACTGCGTGTTCTCAAGTGACGAGAGCACGCCGTTGATGAGCTTGTCGCGGAGGCTCGAGAGCCGCACGGTCTCGGCAGCCTGGTCCTCCAGCATCAACTCAAGGGCCTTGGCAAAGCCTGCTGCACCAGGGGTGTTCTGCGTGCCGCTTCTCTTCTTGAACTCCTGGCCACCCCCGCGCTGGTAGGCGTTGAACGGTGTCCGCTTCTTGAGGTACAGAGCTCCGAAGCCCTTGGGACCGTAGATCTTGTGACTGGAGAACGACGCAAGGTCGATTCCCAGATCCTGAACGTCGAACGGGATCTTCCCCACGGCTTGTACGGCGTCTGTGTGGAACAGCGCGCCACCCTCGTGTGCGACGACGGCCAGCTCCTTGAGCGGATTGATAGTCCCGATCTCGTTGTTGGCGTGCATGATCGACACGAGCTTCGTGTTGGGCTTCATGGCAGCGCGCAGGTCATCGGGGTGGATGTGGCCGGACTTGCGCGGTTGGAGAATCGTGACCTCGTAACCCTGCTTCTCGAGCCAGTGTGAGGGCTCCAGAATGGCGTGGTGCTCGAACGCCGAGACAATCAGGTGCGCTCCACCCTGGGGCGCGACCTTGCTCAGTACGCCATAGAGCGCGGTGTTGTCCGACTCGGTCCCGCCGCTCGTGAAAATTACCTCGTCAGGGCTGGCGGCATTGATGCTCTTCGCCACGCTCTCGCGAGCACCCTCTACGGCACGGTACGCGTCACGTCCGAGCGCGTAGAGCGAGTTCGCGTTGCCGTACCTCTCGGAGAAGAACGGCATCATCGCCTCGAGCACCCGCTCGTCGACGGGGGTGGTGGCAGCGTAGTCGAAGTAGATCGTATCCATGTCCTTGACTCCCCTAGCTGACGTGAGCGCTCTCGCGCCTATCGAACGTGTCTTGAGTGCCGCCGAGCGAGGCCAACGTGGTCGACGCGAAGACGTCGCGCAGCGCGCCCGTCGCTCGCGCCCACACCGGGGCTGCGGCGCACGTCGCGCTCTTGCCGCATGCTTCCTCACGAGCGTGATCGCACACGGATGAAGCGAGAGGCCCTTCAAGCGCTTCGACGACGTCGAGAACGGTGATCTGGGCCGGATCCCGACTGAGAACGAAACCACCCTTCGCGCCACGAACCGCAGTCACGAGTTCCGCCCGCCGGAGCGAGACGAACAGCTGCTCCAAGAAGCGCGGCGGGATACCACGGCGCTCGGCGATCTCGCGCGCGCTGATGGGGCCGGAGCCGTAGTTGCAGGCCAGGTCGATGGCTGCCAACACCCCGTACTCGCTCTTTGCGGTCAGTCGCATCCTCGCCTCGCCTCCAATCCCTACCAACGTACTCATGATTGATTGAATGATACGCGCCGAATCCTGACTGTCAACCTGTAGATTACCCAAGTCGGCTCAATGGCATGCTGGCGGATCCACGACAAACACTCGGCGCCGTGGTCCGGCACAGGCCAGGTTGCGTTTGTCGGCGCATGGCTGCCGTTTAGAGCGGTGGACTCGCCGCCGAGGCCGTGTGAAACCCCCCTCGTCAAATCGAGCGAGTGTTCGGTTGTTGGGCCGCTTCGCGTCGAATATGATGTGGCTCCGCCTCTCTTGGGAGGCGGACCCTGTACGGGGAACAGGGTCCATGGTCGATAGCCACGGGGTGGCGAAGGCCCGCTGAACCCGACCTCGAAAAGACGAGGCCCGCGTAGTCGCTCGAAGGCGACCGCACGGGCCTCGCTTGCGTCCCAAAAGAGTTCCGCCGGCGGCGGCCTAACCCATCGCCTTGACCAGGTTGGCCATCTCTATGGCGGCCTCGGCGGCCTCCCAGCCTTTGTTGCCGGCCTTCGTGCCACTGCGCTCTACGGCTTGCTCAATCGTGTCGGCGGTAATCACGCCGAACATGACGGGGACTCCAGTGTCCATTCCCACCTTGGCGATTCCCTTGCTGACCTCAGAGGCGATGTACTCGAAGTGCGGGGTGCCGCCGCGGATGATGACGCCGAGTGCCAAGACTGCGTCGTAGCGACCCGACGCAGCAAGCTTGCTGGCCACGACAGGAATCTCGAATGCGCCGGGTACCCAGGCCACGTCGATGTCGGACTCGCTGGCGCCATGGCGAACTATTGCGTCCTTCGCGCCCGAGAGCAGGCGAGAACTGAGCAGTTCGTTGAAGCGCGAGATGACGACGCCAAACTTCAGCCCCGTCGCTACCAGATGTCCCTCATAGGTGCTCATGAGTGCGTCCCTTCGTCGTTGCTGGCGCCCAGCGTGAGCGTGTGCGCCATCTTGTCTCGCTTGGTCTCCATGTACTTGATGTTGGTCGAGCACGACTCGACCTCAAGTGGAACTTGCTCCGTGACCTTCAGGCCGTAGCCTTCGAGCCCCACGATCTTGCGAGGGTTGTTGGTCATCAATCGGATTGAGTGAAGGCCCAGGTCGGCCAGGATCTGTGCGCCGATTCCGTAGTCGCGCAGGTCCGGCGCAAAACCCAGCGCTTCGTTGGCCTCGACAGTATCGGCGCCCTGCTCCTGAAGCTCGTAGGCCTTGAGCTTGTTGCCGAGGCCGATGCCGCGTCCCTCGTGACCGACGATGTAGAGGATGACGCCCTCGCCTTCCTCTTGAACGCGCTTCATGGCCTCTTCGAGCTGAGATCCACAGTCGCAGCGCAGTGAATGGAAGACGTCGCCGGTCAGGCACTCGGAGTGAACTCGGACCAGCACGTTCTCCTTCCCGGCGACGTCGCCGACCACCAGCGCCATGTGCGTGCGGTCGTCCACGAAGCTGCGGTAGCCGTAGCCGATGAACTCGCCAAAGCGTGTGGGCAGCTTGACCTGCGACTCGCGCACGACGAGGCGCTCGGTCTGCCGTCGATAGCGGATCAGGTCGGCGACCGTGATCATCTTCAGGTTGTGCTCTGCTGCAAACAGTTCGAGCTGCGGGCGGCGCGCCATCGTGCCGTCGTCGTTCATGATCTCGCAGATGACGCCGGCCGGGGTCAGACCGGCAAGCCGCGCCAGATCGACGGCAGCTTCCGTGTGTCCCGAGCGCTCCAGCACTCCACCCTTCCGGGCGCGAAGCGGAAACACGTGGCCTGGCATCGAGATGTCGGCAGCGGTGGCCTCAGGGTCGATCGCCGTGGTGATCGTGACCGCCCTGTCCGCCGCGGAGATACCCGTGGTGATCTTGCCCTTCGCTCCGATCGAGCAGTGAAACGCAGTGCCCTGCTCTGAGGTGTTCTCATCGGCCATCGGCGGGATTCCTAGGGCGTCGAGACGCTCGCCCGTCAGCGGGATGCAGATCAGCCCGCGGCCGTAGCGCGCCATGAAGTTCACCGCGTCAGGCGTGACCATCTCGGCGGCCATGACGAGGTCTCCCTCGTTCTCGCGATCCTCATCGTCGACCACGATCAGCATATGGCCGGCGGCAATCTCGGCGATACCGTCCTCAATCGAGGAGAACGGGGGCTTTGATCCGGCAGCGTTGAGCACGCTCACCTTCCTTCCGCAAAGTCGCGCAGCATGTCGCCAAGGCCGCGGCGCGAGGCGTCGGGCCCCTCGCCACCGGTATTAGCGTAGAGGTCAACGAAGCGCTTGACGTACTTGGCCATCACGTCGACCTCGATGTTGACCGGAGCGCCGATGGGCTTGTCCTTGAGCGTCGTGATCGCCTCGGTATGCGGCACGACGGAGGCCGCGAAGCTCTCGCCGCGAATCTGGGCGACGGTCAGCGAGATGCCGTCCACGGCGATCGAGCCCTTCGGCACGACGTACTCCATAAGCGACGGAGGTACTTGGAACTGGTAGATGGTCGAGTTGCCCGCAGGGTGGCGCAGCAGCAGCCTGCCAACGCCCTCAACGTGGCCGGTGACCATGTGACCGCCGAGACGATCCGACAGACGCATGGCGCGCTCGAGGTTTACCTTGCTCGACTGATGCAGACTCCCCAGCGTGGTCTTGGACAACGTTTCGTCGCTCACGTCGGCCACGAAGGCGCCTCGCTGGAACTGCGACACGGTCAGGCACGCCCCATCAACGGCGATAGAGTCTCCGAGCGCCATGTCGCGGCCGAACTCCGGCGCGTAGATCTGTATCTGCGCGCCCCCTGACGCCTTCTGAACGTGCGTGACCACGCCCTGCGTTTCAATCAGACCGGTGAACATCTTGGAGGCCTTCCCTACTCTTCGCCAACAGCCAAGACAGGCTGCCAGACGGTGACTGACACATCTTCCACGATACCCGCTTCTACCGGCGCCATACGGCGCACCAGCGCGCTACCCTCCTGCTGCGCCTCGCCGAGAAACAGCGATGGAGCCGCATCCCCTGCCACCCCGCCCGCCGTGACCACAACCAGTCGATCGACAAGGCCCTCGACCCAAAGAGACGAGAACAGTCGCGAGCCCGGCTCAACGAGCAGTTCGCCAATGCCTCGCTCGGCGAGTGCTGTGAAAGCGTCAACCAAAGGGCGGCCCGAGCACTCGTGGACGTCCACTGACGCCGGGATGAACTCGCAGATTCCTTCTCGCGATCCGACGGCGAGAACCAGCGTCGGTGCGGCCTCGTCGGTGAAGACGCGTGCCTCGGCCTGCGGAACGTGATCGCAAACCAGTACAACGCGGAGCGGCTGACGCTCTGCCAGGCGGCCTGCCGCATCGCGCACGGTCAGCGCGGGGTCGTCGGCGATCACGGTTGCCGCCGACACCAACACGGCGTCTGTCGCCGCACGAAGGCGCTGTGTAATCGTTGCGCCGGATGGCCCGGTGATCGAGGCGCGCTTGCCCAGGGCGAACGCAGGCCGAGCGTCGAGCGAGAGCCCGAGCTTGACGGTGACAAGCGGGCGCCCAGCTCGGACTCGGTGCAACCAGCCTGCGTTAAGCTCCTCGAACGGCGCGGGGTCCTCGGCGAACTGGACTTCGATGCCGGCATCGCGAAGCTTGCCTGCTCCGCCACCGGCCACCGCATTGGGGTCACGCATGCCGATGACCACGCGTGCGACTCCGGCGGCGACAAGCGCGTCGGTGCACGGCGGCGTCTTGCCGGTGTGAGCGCAGGGTTCGAGCGTGACGTACACAGTCGCGCCGCGAGCGGCGTCTCCGGCTGCCTGCAACGCCAGGATCTCGGCGTGCGGCTGGCCTGCCTTGTGGTGAAAGCCTTCGCCAACGACATTGCCCTTGCGCACGACGACGCAGCCAACCAGCGGATTCGGGGCGGCGGCGCCGCGAGCTTGCTCGGCGAGCGAGGCAGCGCGTGCGAGGAACGGGTCGGTGACCCGAGATGTGACGTCAGAGAACAGACGCAATCGAAGCGACCTTCCTTCTCCCATCCGGACTCTAACCGTCG
The genomic region above belongs to Coriobacteriia bacterium and contains:
- a CDS encoding ribonuclease HI family protein — encoded protein: MTGAVLRTDGGSRGNPGPAGAGFVIERDGEIVCRGGRFLGSVTNNVAEYEALIWGLENVSAMRFGSVTVYADSELLVKQVNGQYRVKNEGLKPLFARALRLLRGFASFKVAHVRREFNKDADEMANQAMDAQETVGNPACGPGGDTPQGSLF
- a CDS encoding Nif3-like dinuclear metal center hexameric protein; translation: MNKVVVGDIERAIAKAFPPEWAEDWDRVGLLAGDPERQVTGVTLALDPTQSAIRATAAAGDNVLLTHHPAFLKTPNWLTPGRGSAGVLFSAMDSGVALVNAHTNLDRAPGAGELLPSALGLTPIKPIERSLMPMSLVTVFVPHTHVQRVIDAMTGAGAGRVGEYEGASFASAPGSATFTPGPSSSPFVGEPGQPASAQEVRIEMVAPRAKARGVVGAARGAHPYEEPLIVAADVTIARSSARMGMLSRAPEGLTLAGLATLAAGTFNITPRIWGEQEALVARVATATGSAGSLVGDVVACGATALVAGEVRYHDALDAMESGLAIVELGHDVSEWPLVALLKDAILRLPGLDPATVHVLPATPGWWTP
- a CDS encoding histidinol-phosphatase HisJ family protein, yielding MRKLIDCHIHTQRCGHASGTVDDCVAEGVRQGLYGMVITEHLALPDDVDPGHHLSMPACDLEDYLVEVDIARNRYPEIALVTGLEADYLAGREQETASALAAARQHSDGARFVLGSVHFIGDWAFDDPHNVEEWDHRDVDAAWHDYFGLWVSAVKTGLFDVMAHPDLVKKFGHFPTFDPREIYSEAAAVAAQAGVLIEVSTAGLRKPVAQLYPGPQLLKAFNQAGVAATVGSDAHEPSEVGFQIDLAYDALAQAGYASVSFPDGSGGWKELEL
- the mnmA gene encoding tRNA 2-thiouridine(34) synthase MnmA; the protein is MARVFVAMSGGVDSSVTAALLLEQGHDVTGVTMQLWPSSDDEGGCCSISAIRDARRVCDLLGIPHYTLNFREVFEEAVVGPFADEYAAGHTPNPCIVCNDILKFSDLLAKVMAQGADFLATGHYARIVRDTQGAPWLAKAVDRTKDQSYFLYRLSQPQLQHVLFPVGELRKTEVREIALRLGLAVAKKPDSQEVCFAPAGEHASVVRARRPKALTPGDIVDGEGRVVGHHDGIANYTVGQRKGLGVGGGSALFVVAIDATDNRVIVGPRESLRVTRVEAGDIVWRGATTSDATAMVRYRMEARAAVARVDGERLTVEFAEALEGVAPGQAVVCYRDDFVIGGGVIQCAS
- the nifU gene encoding Fe-S cluster assembly scaffold protein NifU yields the protein MLYSDKVMDHFNNPRNVGVIEDADGVGEVGNPVCGDIMKITFKVDENEKLDDVKFQTLGCGAAIATSSIVTEMAKGMTLEEAAAISKQQVADELGGLPPAKMHCSVLATDGLKVAVDDYLTKHGRPPISGEIKSADPNFDPHADEDHDHDDEA
- a CDS encoding cysteine desulfurase family protein, producing the protein MDTIYFDYAATTPVDERVLEAMMPFFSERYGNANSLYALGRDAYRAVEGARESVAKSINAASPDEVIFTSGGTESDNTALYGVLSKVAPQGGAHLIVSAFEHHAILEPSHWLEKQGYEVTILQPRKSGHIHPDDLRAAMKPNTKLVSIMHANNEIGTINPLKELAVVAHEGGALFHTDAVQAVGKIPFDVQDLGIDLASFSSHKIYGPKGFGALYLKKRTPFNAYQRGGGQEFKKRSGTQNTPGAAGFAKALELMLEDQAAETVRLSSLRDKLINGVLSSLENTQCTTDVEPRLPHIASLLINGVEGEAMLLQLDNKGIAVSTGSACSSGSLEPSHVLLCIGVPAEIAHGSLRVSLGRFTTEADIDYFLEVFPPIVERLRTMSPVYQRMFGKK
- a CDS encoding Rrf2 family transcriptional regulator, producing the protein MRLTAKSEYGVLAAIDLACNYGSGPISAREIAERRGIPPRFLEQLFVSLRRAELVTAVRGAKGGFVLSRDPAQITVLDVVEALEGPLASSVCDHAREEACGKSATCAAAPVWARATGALRDVFASTTLASLGGTQDTFDRRESAHVS
- the ribE gene encoding 6,7-dimethyl-8-ribityllumazine synthase, which translates into the protein MSTYEGHLVATGLKFGVVISRFNELLSSRLLSGAKDAIVRHGASESDIDVAWVPGAFEIPVVASKLAASGRYDAVLALGVIIRGGTPHFEYIASEVSKGIAKVGMDTGVPVMFGVITADTIEQAVERSGTKAGNKGWEAAEAAIEMANLVKAMG
- a CDS encoding bifunctional 3,4-dihydroxy-2-butanone-4-phosphate synthase/GTP cyclohydrolase II; amino-acid sequence: MLIVVDDEDRENEGDLVMAAEMVTPDAVNFMARYGRGLICIPLTGERLDALGIPPMADENTSEQGTAFHCSIGAKGKITTGISAADRAVTITTAIDPEATAADISMPGHVFPLRARKGGVLERSGHTEAAVDLARLAGLTPAGVICEIMNDDGTMARRPQLELFAAEHNLKMITVADLIRYRRQTERLVVRESQVKLPTRFGEFIGYGYRSFVDDRTHMALVVGDVAGKENVLVRVHSECLTGDVFHSLRCDCGSQLEEAMKRVQEEGEGVILYIVGHEGRGIGLGNKLKAYELQEQGADTVEANEALGFAPDLRDYGIGAQILADLGLHSIRLMTNNPRKIVGLEGYGLKVTEQVPLEVESCSTNIKYMETKRDKMAHTLTLGASNDEGTHS
- a CDS encoding riboflavin synthase; the protein is MFTGLIETQGVVTHVQKASGGAQIQIYAPEFGRDMALGDSIAVDGACLTVSQFQRGAFVADVSDETLSKTTLGSLHQSSKVNLERAMRLSDRLGGHMVTGHVEGVGRLLLRHPAGNSTIYQFQVPPSLMEYVVPKGSIAVDGISLTVAQIRGESFAASVVPHTEAITTLKDKPIGAPVNIEVDVMAKYVKRFVDLYANTGGEGPDASRRGLGDMLRDFAEGR
- the ribD gene encoding bifunctional diaminohydroxyphosphoribosylaminopyrimidine deaminase/5-amino-6-(5-phosphoribosylamino)uracil reductase RibD; the encoded protein is MRLFSDVTSRVTDPFLARAASLAEQARGAAAPNPLVGCVVVRKGNVVGEGFHHKAGQPHAEILALQAAGDAARGATVYVTLEPCAHTGKTPPCTDALVAAGVARVVIGMRDPNAVAGGGAGKLRDAGIEVQFAEDPAPFEELNAGWLHRVRAGRPLVTVKLGLSLDARPAFALGKRASITGPSGATITQRLRAATDAVLVSAATVIADDPALTVRDAAGRLAERQPLRVVLVCDHVPQAEARVFTDEAAPTLVLAVGSREGICEFIPASVDVHECSGRPLVDAFTALAERGIGELLVEPGSRLFSSLWVEGLVDRLVVVTAGGVAGDAAPSLFLGEAQQEGSALVRRMAPVEAGIVEDVSVTVWQPVLAVGEE